The proteins below are encoded in one region of Lactuca sativa cultivar Salinas chromosome 3, Lsat_Salinas_v11, whole genome shotgun sequence:
- the LOC111888329 gene encoding cellulose synthase-like protein G3 — MLKAPLNTKRASPTRWFNRLYTVVYAVAIFALIYRHYCNLINSPFTTIFLLVADLVLAFLWVAWQPFFLNPVHREVFPENLPQVAKESDYPRLDVFVCTADPFKEPPVGVLNTVLSLLAYDYPTEKLSVYLSDDGGSQLTLFAFMETAKFAKHWLPYCKKYNIMDRSPEVYFENDLSLFPERNDIQTMYENMKATIKDVMDRGTVDIDQINDERAIKALRKWTNEFTRHQHPTVIEVLLKNNEDKDVTGHYMPNLFYVAREKNKATPHHFKAGAINALLRVSAKLTNAPIFLILDCDMYSNDPKTPLRMLCHFLDPNVDPKLAFVQFPQRFYNINNNDTYCTEHVLENQICSVGMDGLDGMSFMGTNAFFKRDALLGKPNEPQGIWNEPNDSENGLALARHVADCSYEDNTKWGSEIGFRYGTLVEDAYTSFRIQCLGWKSVVCKPTRAAFLGNMPVALHDFLSQARRWYMGLLQIALCKFSPLTFGMKYMNPLQALCCAYIDFRAFWSIPIIIYAFLPQLMLLNSSAIFPKVSDPWFSLYAFLFLAAYGKSLLDYVVAGSTFRKWWSYQRMWLIFGCSTYLFSFFDWLVTSLGMSTFEFNVTSKVLDTELTKRYQQGVFTFGVDSPLFVSINIVAIVNLFAFLVGIKQVLINGRFEELFGQLFIAGFGVINGWPIYEGMVLRSDKGKMPGKTTFKSVCGALIIYWVFSSTC, encoded by the exons ATGCTGAAAGCTCCACTTAACACAAAGAGAGCCTCACCCACAAGATGGTTCAATCGACTTTACACAGTGGTTTACGCAGTGGCCATTTTCGCACTCATTTATCGCCATTATTGTAACCTTATCAACTCTCCTTTCACCACCATTTTCCTGCTCGTAGCTGATCTTGTGCTTGCTTTCCTATGGGTGGCATGGCAACCTTTCTTCCTGAATCCGGTGCACCGCGAGGTTTTTCCAGAGAACCTGCCACAAGTGGCGAAGGAGAGCGATTACCCACGGCTGGATGTCTTTGTTTGCACGGCTGATCCGTTCAAGGAACCACCAGTCGGGGTTCTTAACACCGTGTTGTCTCTTTTGGCGTATGACTATCCGACAGAGAAGCTGTCTGTATATTTGTCGGACGACGGAGGATCGCAGCTGACGTTGTTTGCGTTCATGGAGACTGCTAAGTTCGCGAAACATTGGTTGCCATATTGCAAAAAGTATAATATAATGGATAGATCTCCTGAAGTTTACTTTGAAAACGATCTATCTCTGTTCCCTGAGAGAAATGACATCCAG ACAATGTACGAGAACATGAAAGCTACTATTAAAGATGTGATGGACCGAGGAACCGTTGATATCGATCAAATAAATGACGAACGTGCAATCAAAGCTCTCCGCAAATGGACAAATGAATTTACACGTCACCAACATCCTACTGTGATTGAG GTTTTACTGAAAAATAACGAAGATAAAGATGTAACGGGTCATTACATGCCCAATCTCTTCTATGTAGCACGAGAGAAGAATAAAGCCACCCCACATCATTTTAAGGCTGGTGCCATTAATGCTTTG CTTCGAGTGTCAGCTAAATTGACAAATGCACCTATATTCCTCATCCTGGACTGTGACATGTACTCCAACGATCCTAAAACACCACTTCGCATGTTATGTCATTTCTTGGACCCTAACGTTGATCCAAAGCTTGCATTTGTTCAATTTCCTCAACGTTTCTACAACATCAACAACAACGATACTTATTGTACCGAACATGTGCTTGAGAACCAAATATGTAGTGTAGGAATGGATGGTTTAGATGGCATGTCATTCATGGGCACTAACGCCTTCTTCAAAAGAGATGCTCTACTTGGAAAACCTAATGAGCCACAAGGGATATGGAATGAACCGAATGATTCAGAAAATGGTTTAGCTTTAGCACGCCATGTTGCGGATTGTAGTTATGAGGACAACACTAAATGGGGTTCAGAG ATTGGGTTTAGGTATGGTACGTTAGTTGAGGACGCCTACACGAGTTTCAGAATTCAATGCTTAGGATGGAAGTCTGTCGTATGTAAACCAACTAGGGCTGCATTTCTAGGAAATATGCCGGTAGCCCTCCATGACTTTCTAAGTCAAGCAAGAAGGTGGTACATGGGTTTGCTACAAATAGCTTTGTGCAAATTTAGTCCTCTCACATTCGGAATGAAGTATATGAACCCTCTCCAAGCCTTGTGCTGTGCATATATAGATTTTCGTGCTTTTTGGTCTATTCCTATTATTATCTATGCCTTTCTACCCCAACTAATGCTCTTAAACTCTTCCGCTATATTCCCAAAG GTTTCAGACCCTTGGTTTTCTTTGTATGCATTTCTTTTCCTTGCAGCATATGGGAAAAGTCTTCTTGATTATGTAGTGGCGGGATCAACATTCAGAAAGTGGTGGAGTTACCAAAGAATGTGGTTGATATTTGGATGCTCGACTTACCTTTTTTCATTTTTCGATTGGTTGGTTACATCTCTTGGCATGTCAACATTTGAATTCAATGTTACGAGCAAAGTGTTGGACACTGAGTTAACCAAACGTTATCAGCAAGGGGTTTTCACCTTTGGGGTGGATTCACCATTGTTTGTATCGATAAACATTGTTGCCATTGTCAACTTATTTGCCTTTTTGGTTGGAATTAAGCAAGTTTTGATCAATGGGAGGTTTGAAGAACTTTTTGGACAATTATTTATAGCAGGGTTTGGTGTGATAAATGGGTGGCCGATATATGAAGGTATGGTGCTAAGGAGTGATAAAGGAAAGATGCCTGGAAAGACTACCTTCAAATCAGTTTGTGGTGCTTTGATTATTTACTGGGTGTTTTCTTCGACATGTTAG